One Cynocephalus volans isolate mCynVol1 chromosome 7, mCynVol1.pri, whole genome shotgun sequence genomic region harbors:
- the MRPS16 gene encoding small ribosomal subunit protein bS16m, whose amino-acid sequence MVHLTAYLCKAYRGGHLTIRLALGGCTNRPFYRIVAVHNKRPRDGRFLEQLGSYDPLPNSHGEKLVALNLDRIRYWIGCGAHLSKPMEKLLGLSGFFPLHPMMITNAERLRRKRAREVLLTSQKTDTEATETEAS is encoded by the exons ATGGTCCACCTCA CTGCCTACCTGTGCAAGGCCTACCGTGGAGGCCACTTAACGATCCGCCTTGCCCTGGGTGGCTGCACCAACCGGCCTTTCTACCGCATTGTGGCTGTTCACAACAAGCGTCCCCGAGACGGCCGTTTCCTGGAGCAGTTGGGCTCCTATGACCCACTGCCCAACAGTCATGGAGAAAAGCTCGTTGCCCTCAACCTGGACAGGATCCGGTACTGGATTGGCTGTGGAGCCCACCTCTCTAAGCCTATGGAAAAGCTGCTGG GTCTTTCTGGCTTTTTCCCTCTGCATCCTATGATGATCACAAATGCTGAGAGACTGCGAAGGAAACGGGCACGTGAAGTCCTCTTAACTTCTCAGAAAACAGATACAGAGGCTACAGAAACAGAAGCAAGCTGA